A section of the Parasteatoda tepidariorum isolate YZ-2023 chromosome 6, CAS_Ptep_4.0, whole genome shotgun sequence genome encodes:
- the LOC107444721 gene encoding prefoldin subunit 4, translated as MAASVDSDLHVSFEDQQKINKFARHNSRLDDIMDELKAKENELQALEDAESELLMCADEEKTPFRIGDVFVFVTMDQAQEMLADKKESISEEAKVLKEQQESIKQTMSDLKVQLYAKFGNNINLEPE; from the exons gaTTCAGATTTGCATGTATCATTTGAAGATCaacaaaagattaataaatttgctCGACATAATTCAAGATTAGATGATATAATGGATGAACTCAAGGCTAAAGAg aatgaactCCAAGCTTTAGAAGATGCTGAATCAGAGCTCTTAATGTGTGCTGATGAGGAAAAAACTC CATTTAGAATAGGTgacgtttttgtttttgtaactaTGGATCAAGCGCAGGAGATGCTTGCAGATAAAAAAGAGAGCATTTCAGAAGAAGCTAAGGTTCTGAAAGAACAGCAAGAATCTATAAAACAAACTATGTCAGACCTTAAAGTGCAGTTGTATGCCAAATTTGGGAATAACATTAATCTTGAACCAgaataa